In Bombus fervidus isolate BK054 chromosome 13, iyBomFerv1, whole genome shotgun sequence, a single genomic region encodes these proteins:
- the LOC139993855 gene encoding uncharacterized protein isoform X2 yields MIFKLISFLVFLGLILCFSTSKHVTGSNSPIPNDTRTDPNAFVLVNPNQVHRLERTIRNFFSKIAEPIDKPIVLRSTSSNSFGLLSTIREFQQLNRHANGFKFLGVVNDAAELSDRLSQCLLQITNNRKRRSSFSLNRAILDLMKHTPETTLKTLETSLRNISQTNILKNHPRRKPWHIFFCLSTASNRGINYDECIRELQRFDECLSSSKQSSNMKMHNYDAKSWTRAIRSLSHCKTMEDKYGETKVSCKPDRRMPRKIKKKTKYVFERILDRKIPRESSFHRAVNDLGETFSESEWGQRFIDELCQYFGIYEDGKKKLSRFSKSASKNKKAAVKHSEISQALKSYKKGAMIRTFGAINKMHRSAVDFEKFFAEGMRDTFKEAWQSHVKVLSSLMDWMTKLLELHSGGSSSGKEPRSSDTSSSDTSTSQVEWNSDEDLDSENMRDRVVARPKSEIIKDVDSSMNSLMKSMNHLTRHRNATNKDMLTSLANNLLLVMIFMETMSFVSSLYCFGPIASEETSLEFGDEWNRQHGSLHYSEYDKIIDLISRDYPHFYQNVRPFWDENN; encoded by the exons ATGATTTTCAAGCTAATTTCGTTTCTCGTATTCTTAG GTCTcattttatgtttttcaaCTTCTAAACATGTCACTGGAAGCAATTCTCCAATTCCAAATGATACTCGAACAGATCCAAATGCCTTTGTATTAGTTAATCCTAATCAAGTGCATCGTTTAGAAAGAACGATacgaaatttcttttcgaaaATAGCAGAGCCTATAGACAAACCGATTGTGTTAAGATCTACATCGTCTAATTCATTTGGTCTGCTATCAACTATTCGAGAA TTCCAGCAACTAAATAGACACGCTAACGGCTTCAAATTCCTCGGCGTAGTGAACGATGCAGCAGAATTAAGCGACAGACTATCACAATGTCTGCTGCAAATAACGAACAATAGGAAGCGTAGATCTTCTTTCAGTCTAAATCGAGCAATTCTCGATCTGATGAAACATACACCGGAAACCACCCTTAAAACTTTGGAAACTAGTTTAAGGAACATCTCACAAACGAATATTCTCAAAAATCATCCAAGACGAAAGCCCTGGCACATTTTCTTTTGTCTTTCAACGGCGAGTAACAGGGGAATCAATTACGACGAGTGCATTCGCGAATTACAACGCTTCGATGAATGCCTAAGCAGCTCGAAACAATCCTCGAATATGAAAATGCATAATTATGACGCGAAATCGTGGACAAGGGCGATTCGAAGCTTGAGTCATTGCAAAACTATGGAAGATAAATATGGAGAAACGAAGGTCTCCTGTAAACCCGATCGAAGAATGCcacgaaaaattaaaaagaagacaaagtACGTATTTGAAAGAATATTGGACAGAAAGATACCCAGAGAATCTTCTTTCCATCGTGCTGTTAATGATCTTGGCGAGACATTTTCGGAAAGCGAGTGGGGACAAAGATTTATCGATGAGTTGTGCCAGTACTTTGGTATTTACGAGGATGGCAAAAAGAAACTAAGTAGATTTTCAAAATCCGCGAGTAAGAACAAAAAGGCAGCGGTGAA GCACAGTGAAATCTCGCAAGCTTTGAAATCATACAAAAAGGGAGCGATGATAAGAACATTCGGAGCGATTAATAAAATGCACCGGTCTGCGgtcgattttgaaaaattcttcgCGGAGGGAATGAGAGATACCTTTAAGGAAGCTTGGCAGAGCCACGTGAAGGTCTTATCTAGTCTGATGGACTGGATGACCAAGCTGCTGGAACTCCACAGCGGCGGAAGTTCCAGTGGAAAGGAACCGCGCTCGTCAGACACGAGTTCGTCAGACACGAGCACATCGCAAGTCGAGTGGAATAGCGACGAAGATTTGGATTCTGAAAATATGCGGGATCGTGTTGTAGCTCGTCCTAAATCAG AGATAATAAAAGATGTGGACAGCTCTATGAATAGTCTAATGAAATCAATGAATCACCTAACCAGACATCGAAACGCGACCAATAAAGATATGCTGACTTCTCTTGCAAATAATCTTCTTTTAGTCATGATATTCATGGAAACTATGAGCTTCGTTTCTTCCTTATACTGTTTTGGACCAATTGCGAGTGAGGAAACTTCTTTAGAATTTGGCGACGAATGGAACCGTCAACATGGATCGTTGCATTATTCTgaatacgataaaattatcgatttaATCTCACGTGATTATCCTCATTTTTACCAAAATGTGAGGCCATTTTGGGAtgagaataattaa
- the LOC139993855 gene encoding uncharacterized protein isoform X1 has translation MIFKLISFLVFLGLILCFSTSKHVTGSNSPIPNDTRTDPNAFVLVNPNQVHRLERTIRNFFSKIAEPIDKPIVLRSTSSNSFGLLSTIREVCESIRKKLMQFANDCGLINTVQRYEKRSSQDPLSDDWFSELLLQSIYVIRDLGNMINEIRSSTGLYLGEGNTTFQENKFQQLNRHANGFKFLGVVNDAAELSDRLSQCLLQITNNRKRRSSFSLNRAILDLMKHTPETTLKTLETSLRNISQTNILKNHPRRKPWHIFFCLSTASNRGINYDECIRELQRFDECLSSSKQSSNMKMHNYDAKSWTRAIRSLSHCKTMEDKYGETKVSCKPDRRMPRKIKKKTKYVFERILDRKIPRESSFHRAVNDLGETFSESEWGQRFIDELCQYFGIYEDGKKKLSRFSKSASKNKKAAVKHSEISQALKSYKKGAMIRTFGAINKMHRSAVDFEKFFAEGMRDTFKEAWQSHVKVLSSLMDWMTKLLELHSGGSSSGKEPRSSDTSSSDTSTSQVEWNSDEDLDSENMRDRVVARPKSEIIKDVDSSMNSLMKSMNHLTRHRNATNKDMLTSLANNLLLVMIFMETMSFVSSLYCFGPIASEETSLEFGDEWNRQHGSLHYSEYDKIIDLISRDYPHFYQNVRPFWDENN, from the exons ATGATTTTCAAGCTAATTTCGTTTCTCGTATTCTTAG GTCTcattttatgtttttcaaCTTCTAAACATGTCACTGGAAGCAATTCTCCAATTCCAAATGATACTCGAACAGATCCAAATGCCTTTGTATTAGTTAATCCTAATCAAGTGCATCGTTTAGAAAGAACGATacgaaatttcttttcgaaaATAGCAGAGCCTATAGACAAACCGATTGTGTTAAGATCTACATCGTCTAATTCATTTGGTCTGCTATCAACTATTCGAGAAGTATGTGAAAGTATAAGGAAAAAGCTCATGCAATTCGCTAATGATTGTGGACTAATTAATACCGTTCAACGATACGAAAAACGTTCGAGTCAGGATCCATTGTCCGATGATTGGTTCTCTGAGTTGCTGCTGCAAAGTATATACGTGATACGAGACTTAGGAAACATGATTAATGAAATTAGATCATCGACTGGTTTGTATCTCGGAGAAGGAAATACGACTTTCCAAGAAAATAAG TTCCAGCAACTAAATAGACACGCTAACGGCTTCAAATTCCTCGGCGTAGTGAACGATGCAGCAGAATTAAGCGACAGACTATCACAATGTCTGCTGCAAATAACGAACAATAGGAAGCGTAGATCTTCTTTCAGTCTAAATCGAGCAATTCTCGATCTGATGAAACATACACCGGAAACCACCCTTAAAACTTTGGAAACTAGTTTAAGGAACATCTCACAAACGAATATTCTCAAAAATCATCCAAGACGAAAGCCCTGGCACATTTTCTTTTGTCTTTCAACGGCGAGTAACAGGGGAATCAATTACGACGAGTGCATTCGCGAATTACAACGCTTCGATGAATGCCTAAGCAGCTCGAAACAATCCTCGAATATGAAAATGCATAATTATGACGCGAAATCGTGGACAAGGGCGATTCGAAGCTTGAGTCATTGCAAAACTATGGAAGATAAATATGGAGAAACGAAGGTCTCCTGTAAACCCGATCGAAGAATGCcacgaaaaattaaaaagaagacaaagtACGTATTTGAAAGAATATTGGACAGAAAGATACCCAGAGAATCTTCTTTCCATCGTGCTGTTAATGATCTTGGCGAGACATTTTCGGAAAGCGAGTGGGGACAAAGATTTATCGATGAGTTGTGCCAGTACTTTGGTATTTACGAGGATGGCAAAAAGAAACTAAGTAGATTTTCAAAATCCGCGAGTAAGAACAAAAAGGCAGCGGTGAA GCACAGTGAAATCTCGCAAGCTTTGAAATCATACAAAAAGGGAGCGATGATAAGAACATTCGGAGCGATTAATAAAATGCACCGGTCTGCGgtcgattttgaaaaattcttcgCGGAGGGAATGAGAGATACCTTTAAGGAAGCTTGGCAGAGCCACGTGAAGGTCTTATCTAGTCTGATGGACTGGATGACCAAGCTGCTGGAACTCCACAGCGGCGGAAGTTCCAGTGGAAAGGAACCGCGCTCGTCAGACACGAGTTCGTCAGACACGAGCACATCGCAAGTCGAGTGGAATAGCGACGAAGATTTGGATTCTGAAAATATGCGGGATCGTGTTGTAGCTCGTCCTAAATCAG AGATAATAAAAGATGTGGACAGCTCTATGAATAGTCTAATGAAATCAATGAATCACCTAACCAGACATCGAAACGCGACCAATAAAGATATGCTGACTTCTCTTGCAAATAATCTTCTTTTAGTCATGATATTCATGGAAACTATGAGCTTCGTTTCTTCCTTATACTGTTTTGGACCAATTGCGAGTGAGGAAACTTCTTTAGAATTTGGCGACGAATGGAACCGTCAACATGGATCGTTGCATTATTCTgaatacgataaaattatcgatttaATCTCACGTGATTATCCTCATTTTTACCAAAATGTGAGGCCATTTTGGGAtgagaataattaa